The segment GCAGTCAGGGAACGTCCAACCCGAAATATTCTTCATGTCTGGGGTGAGGTCCTTTCATCAGATACCTTGGATGTATTTGTATGTCATCTTCCTTCTCGTTATGGTGGTGAATTGGCCAGCAGGAAAAGGCGGAAAGAGGCTGTTGGTGTTTTAAGGAAATGCACAGATTCTTTATTCTTTTTTCGGAAATCTCCTAAGATATTGATCATGGGAGATTTTAATGATACACCTCAAGATGAAACTTTAGAGCAGGAATTACAAGCAAGTCCCTTCCATGAGGATAATTTATTAGAAGAAAACCGACTGTATAATCTGTTTTATGAAGCTTCGGGCTCACATAAATATCAAGGAGAGTGGAATCAGCTGGATCATATCCTTGTTAATGGGGCATTATTGCAGGAAAAACAGTCTTTCTATGTGAAGGAAGGAAGTGCTCATGTGTTTGCTCCGTCATTTTTATTAAAACCTGATAAGACATGGCGTGGTATTCGTCCGTTTCGGACATACTATGGTTTTAAATATGAAGGAGGATATAGTGATCATTTACCTTTGCGGGTAACTTTTATATGTAAAGGGGTTAAATGGTGATTTATATTTTGGTCTTGTTACTATTTTATGTACTTCCTAAATCCTAATTTATATAGGCATTGATTGTATAAAAAAAGACTGCCAACCCATAGGTTTGACAGCCTTCTTCATATATGATAAGAACAACTGAGTTATTCTTTGATTCCTAAGACCTGGCGGAAACGACTGATAAACTCTGCCGCTTCATCTAAGGTCAGGCATAAAGGAGGTAATAAGCGGATGGTATTAGTTCCTGCAACTCCTGTAAATACTTTCTGCTCAAAAAGCAATTTGGAACGAATTTCTTTGATAGGTTCTTCAAATTCAATACCAATCATTAAGCCTCGTCCACGAATTTCCTTGATACCCGGTAGTTTGTGTAATTCTTCAAGCAGGAAAGAACCTACTTTTTCTGCATTGGCCACTAATCCTTCATCATTCATGATATCTAATACGGCAATAGCAGCTGCACAAGCCAAATGGTTACCTCCAAAAGTAGTACCTAACATACCATAAAATGGCTTAAAGATAGGGCTGATAAGAACTGCTCCCATAGGAAAACCATTAGCAATACCTTTGGCAACGGTAATCATATCCGGACGGATTCCTGCATATTGATGAGCAAAGAATTTACCGCTCCGACCGTATCCTGATTGGATTTCATCGAGAATCAATACGGCCTGATATTTTGTACACAACGAACGTAAGTCTTGCAGAAAGTCGTTAGTCGGTACTTGGATACCACCTACACCTTGGATTCCTTCAATGATAACAGATGATACATCGCCCTTTTTTAATTCGGCTTCAACAGCAAAAGAATCGTTGAGAGGCAGATAAGAAACATCTAATCCTTCGTTTACAGGAGCGATAATTTTAGGGTTGTCTGTAACCCGAACAGCAGCTGAAGTCCGCCCGTGAAACGAATGTTTGAAGGCAAGTACTCGTTTTTTACCATTATGGAATGAAGCAAGTTTCAGAGCATTTTCATTAGCTTCAGCTCCAGAGTTGATTAAGAATAATGAATATTCATCATAACCGGATGCTTTACCTAATTTATCGGCTAATGTTTGTTGCAAACTATTAATTACTGAATTTGAATAAAATCCGAGTTTGCTTACTTGGTCGCTGATTGCTTTTACATAGGTCGGATGACTATGTCCAACTGAAATTACAGCATGTCCTCCATATAGATCCAAGTATTCATTGCCTTCTTTATCCCAAACATGGCAACCTTTACCTTTTACGATCTCTATATTGAATAAAGGATAAACATCAAAAAGTTTCATATATTAAAATCATTATCGTTGTTAGAATGCTGATGGTTTCAGATGCAAACCTACTTTTTCTTCCAGTCCAAACAGAAGGTTCATATTATGGACGGCCTGTCCGCTTGCTCCTTTCAGTAGATTGTCAATCATAGAAACAATCAACAGTTTGTCTTCATATTTTTGTAAATAAATCAAACATTTGTTCGTATTTACGACTTGCTTCAAATCAGGATTCTTGTCGATCACGAATGTAAATGAATGATCTTCGTAATACGATTGATAAATACGTTTGATTTCGTCTAAATCAACTTTACAATCCAGGTAAGTTGTCGCAAATATCCCACGTGAGAAATTTCCTCTGACCGGAATAAAGTTGATTTCACTGTTGAAGCTGTTTTGTAACTGCTTTAAACTTTGTTTGATCTCAGCCAGATGTTGATGGGTGAATGGCTTATAGATTGAAATGTTGTCATTACGCCAGCTAAAATGAGAAGTCGCAGATGGCTTGACTCCTGCCCCCGTTGATCCGGTAATAGCATTGACATGCAAATCTCCATTTAGCATAAGATGCTTGGCTAAAGGGAGAATACCTAACTGGATACAGGTCGCAAAACAACCAGGATTGGCAATGTGTTTTGCTGTACAAATTCTACGTCTGTTCAACTCTGGTAAACCATATACAAAATCATGATCTTCGCTTTCTATTCTGTAATCCATAGAGAGATCGATAATTTTGACATGATCGGGTACGGTGTGCGATTCCATAAATTTCTTGGTGTCGCCGTGTGCTGTACAGAAAAATAAACAATCAATGCTGTCCAAAGGAAGTTCTCCTGTGAAACGCATATCAGTTTCTCCATAAAGTCCTTCATGTACATCTGTAATCAAGTTACCTGCATTACTTGAGCTATTGACGAAAACGATTTCTACATCGGGATGATTAATCAGCAGACGAATTAATTCGCCTGCTGTATATCCTGCTCCTCCAATGATACCAACTCTGATCATATTTCCTCCTCTTTGTGGTTTGTATAGTAAACACGCAAAGGAGTAGAAAGAACTTTAATAAATCCTTTGGCATCTTCAGCTGTCCAGCCTTTTTGCATTTCACCGTATTCGCCAAATTTTGTTTTAACCAGATCGTCATCTGATTCAACACCTACAGTTGAGAATGAAAGAGGACGAAGTTCCAGGATGGCTGTTCCGTTTACATTGCGTTGAGATTCTTGTAACATGGCTTCAATATCACGCATAACAGGTTCCAAATATTGACTTTCATGCAAGAACATACCGTACCAGTTTGCAACCTGATCTTTCCAGTATTGTTGCCATTTACTTAATGTATATTTTTCCAAAAAACGATGGGCTCCGATAATCAACATAGGAGCTGCAGCTTCAAAACCAACACGTCCTTTAATGCCGATAATTGTATCTCCTACGTGCATGTCACGGCCAATTCCATAAGCAGAACCTATTTCTTCAACTTTTTGAATTGCTTTGATCGGATCATCAAAAGCTTCACCATTGACAGCGCATAATTCACCTTTCTTAAATTCTAAGCGAAGTTGTTCGGAACCGGTTTTAGTAACTTGTTTCAAGTAGGCTGATTCAGGCAGACCTTGAGCAGAATCTAAAATTTCTCCACCACAAATGGATGTTCCCCACAGACCTACATTATAAGAGTATTTCAATTTCGTAAAATCGGCTTCAAAACCATGCTCTTTCAAATAATTAATTTCATAGTCACGGCTTAGTGCCATATCACGAGTTAATGTGATGATTTCAACATTAGGAGCCAATACAAGGAATGTCATATCAAAACGTACTTGATCATTACCTGCTCCTGTTGAACCATGCGCTATGGCATCAGCTCCTATTTCGTTAGCATAACGGGCAATTGCTAAAGCCTGAAAAATACGTTCAGAACTAACAGAGATCGGGTATGTACCGTTGCGTAGAACATTTCCGAAAATCATATATTTCAGACTCTTTTCGTAATATTCTTTGGTTACATCAAGTGTAACATATTTTACAGCACCTAATTTATATGCGTTTTCTTCATTCTTTTTCAGTTGTTCTTTACTGAAACCACCAGTATTGGCACAAGCGGCATAAACTTCATATCCTTTTTCTTTAGCCAAATACATTACTGTAAATGAAGTATCCAATCCTCCACTAAATGCTACTACTACTTTCTTTTTCATATATCGTTTGTATTTATTGTTATCTGTTAAAATGTTGTTTGTTATTTATTCTCGCTTTTGTCTGGATGAGGAGCTTCCGGGTCAAAAAGCATACCGGTACAAATACAATATCGTCTGTTAGTCCGTTCCAGAATATCGTGGTTAACACAGCCTTGGCAGCCTCTCCAGAAAGCTTCATCATCTGTTAAGTCTGCAAATGTAACAGGTACATATCCAAGTTCTGTATTCATCTTCATGACTGCTGCCCCTGAAGTCAGACTGAAAATTTTTGCATGCGGCCACCTCATACGAGCCAGTTTGAATGTCATTTCTTTAATTCGTTTAGCTATACCTAATCCTCGGTAATCCGGATGGACAATCAATCCAGAAGTAGTTACGTACTGCTTATTCCCCCAAGATTCAATGTAGCTGAA is part of the Parabacteroides sp. AD58 genome and harbors:
- a CDS encoding endonuclease/exonuclease/phosphatase family protein; its protein translation is MKISLLTIGVVVFLPFLCVLGNAQIHFSVMSYNVENLFDTVNDPLMEDDEFTPAGNRFWTKSRYYRKLQYVAQVIQAAGEWTGVALVGLCEVENDSVVEHLLRRTPLYKEDYQYCMTHGCDKRGINVALLYQRDQFRMLGMEELHVPTAVRERPTRNILHVWGEVLSSDTLDVFVCHLPSRYGGELASRKRRKEAVGVLRKCTDSLFFFRKSPKILIMGDFNDTPQDETLEQELQASPFHEDNLLEENRLYNLFYEASGSHKYQGEWNQLDHILVNGALLQEKQSFYVKEGSAHVFAPSFLLKPDKTWRGIRPFRTYYGFKYEGGYSDHLPLRVTFICKGVKW
- a CDS encoding argininosuccinate synthase codes for the protein MKKKVVVAFSGGLDTSFTVMYLAKEKGYEVYAACANTGGFSKEQLKKNEENAYKLGAVKYVTLDVTKEYYEKSLKYMIFGNVLRNGTYPISVSSERIFQALAIARYANEIGADAIAHGSTGAGNDQVRFDMTFLVLAPNVEIITLTRDMALSRDYEINYLKEHGFEADFTKLKYSYNVGLWGTSICGGEILDSAQGLPESAYLKQVTKTGSEQLRLEFKKGELCAVNGEAFDDPIKAIQKVEEIGSAYGIGRDMHVGDTIIGIKGRVGFEAAAPMLIIGAHRFLEKYTLSKWQQYWKDQVANWYGMFLHESQYLEPVMRDIEAMLQESQRNVNGTAILELRPLSFSTVGVESDDDLVKTKFGEYGEMQKGWTAEDAKGFIKVLSTPLRVYYTNHKEEEI
- a CDS encoding GNAT family N-acetyltransferase, encoding MEQEKQIDVMIAEASHEVYVDTILETIEAAAKVRGTGIAKRTHEYVAQKMKEGKAVIALDGDKFAGFSYIESWGNKQYVTTSGLIVHPDYRGLGIAKRIKEMTFKLARMRWPHAKIFSLTSGAAVMKMNTELGYVPVTFADLTDDEAFWRGCQGCVNHDILERTNRRYCICTGMLFDPEAPHPDKSENK
- the argC gene encoding N-acetyl-gamma-glutamyl-phosphate reductase gives rise to the protein MIRVGIIGGAGYTAGELIRLLINHPDVEIVFVNSSSNAGNLITDVHEGLYGETDMRFTGELPLDSIDCLFFCTAHGDTKKFMESHTVPDHVKIIDLSMDYRIESEDHDFVYGLPELNRRRICTAKHIANPGCFATCIQLGILPLAKHLMLNGDLHVNAITGSTGAGVKPSATSHFSWRNDNISIYKPFTHQHLAEIKQSLKQLQNSFNSEINFIPVRGNFSRGIFATTYLDCKVDLDEIKRIYQSYYEDHSFTFVIDKNPDLKQVVNTNKCLIYLQKYEDKLLIVSMIDNLLKGASGQAVHNMNLLFGLEEKVGLHLKPSAF
- a CDS encoding aspartate aminotransferase family protein translates to MKLFDVYPLFNIEIVKGKGCHVWDKEGNEYLDLYGGHAVISVGHSHPTYVKAISDQVSKLGFYSNSVINSLQQTLADKLGKASGYDEYSLFLINSGAEANENALKLASFHNGKKRVLAFKHSFHGRTSAAVRVTDNPKIIAPVNEGLDVSYLPLNDSFAVEAELKKGDVSSVIIEGIQGVGGIQVPTNDFLQDLRSLCTKYQAVLILDEIQSGYGRSGKFFAHQYAGIRPDMITVAKGIANGFPMGAVLISPIFKPFYGMLGTTFGGNHLACAAAIAVLDIMNDEGLVANAEKVGSFLLEELHKLPGIKEIRGRGLMIGIEFEEPIKEIRSKLLFEQKVFTGVAGTNTIRLLPPLCLTLDEAAEFISRFRQVLGIKE